Proteins from one Pontibacter korlensis genomic window:
- a CDS encoding exostosin domain-containing protein, producing MKFFFVNSDMSLLADKSSTILQRVREELLNIETVQEVSSPDLADAIVIQEKSSYKDFRYIFELLKDPLISKYRNKIFTINRDDCATGLLRGLYTSIPKSRFNASFHVAVPFMVFPNNSVFLEKHENIFPTYLASWRGNIRSNKIRRQIIDLFQYKQDFCIETTESWMNHKQDEKEYYIHLILNAKFSLCPAGWAPVSFRIYESMALSRCPVILADGFMPPSGPNWNEFALFFPQKQVTELHSYLLRHEQLHDQLGKQAFIAWKSFFCPEVIGKYYAESLMTLIRDTPATSNENEVKRWRSFSLYWSNNWTIPQRFLHKARKLTKFS from the coding sequence ATGAAGTTCTTTTTTGTCAATAGTGATATGTCCCTTCTTGCTGATAAGAGTTCAACTATTCTCCAAAGAGTTAGAGAAGAGCTTTTAAATATTGAAACAGTTCAAGAGGTATCATCCCCTGATTTAGCTGATGCCATAGTTATACAAGAGAAAAGCTCCTATAAAGATTTTAGGTATATTTTTGAACTGCTGAAGGATCCTCTGATTTCGAAATATAGGAATAAAATATTTACCATCAACCGTGACGACTGTGCTACTGGATTGTTACGTGGTTTATACACAAGTATACCAAAATCAAGATTTAATGCTAGCTTTCATGTAGCTGTTCCGTTTATGGTCTTCCCCAATAATTCGGTTTTCTTAGAAAAGCATGAAAATATATTTCCAACATATCTTGCTAGTTGGAGAGGTAATATAAGATCTAATAAAATTAGAAGGCAAATTATTGATTTATTTCAGTATAAACAGGATTTCTGTATAGAAACAACAGAAAGCTGGATGAATCATAAGCAAGATGAAAAAGAGTATTACATACATTTGATTCTGAATGCTAAGTTTTCTCTCTGTCCAGCAGGTTGGGCCCCCGTAAGCTTTAGGATTTATGAAAGCATGGCTCTAAGTAGATGCCCTGTTATTTTGGCTGATGGTTTTATGCCACCTTCTGGGCCAAATTGGAATGAATTCGCTTTATTTTTTCCCCAAAAACAGGTAACTGAACTTCATTCTTATCTTCTTCGACACGAGCAATTACATGATCAACTAGGAAAACAAGCTTTTATAGCCTGGAAGAGCTTTTTTTGTCCTGAGGTCATCGGAAAATATTACGCCGAATCACTTATGACACTTATTAGAGACACACCAGCTACTTCTAATGAGAATGAAGTAAAAAGATGGAGGTCCTTTAGCCTTTATTGGAGCAATAATTGGACTATCCCTCAAAGGTTCTTACATAAAGCAAGAAAGCTAACAAAGTTTAGCTAA
- a CDS encoding glycosyltransferase has translation MRIVFLCGSLEIGKDGVSDYIRCLSTELIKQGNAVSAVALNDRFITEKIVETQNNDYISFSVLRIPSKTSASRKSLWAKKWVEEFAPNWVSLQFVPYAYNIKGLPFGLAKLLSSLSGPFKWHIMFHELWIEERRPLSTMIVSHLQQLIIRHCVHKLKPSLVHVSIPFNKQRLSRIGVQAAVLRLFGNILKRSPNALPVPFNNLPPTTKKILYFGTAPRGEFLEQVVSELVNFCIKVPSPISIVLVCGYTPMKDAFVQKLTETLSGYGILIVDCGFVESDVLSSLLTECTVGIARSEIRYLGKSGSAIAMLEHGLPIWVPKWKSEHALDYDFRDRLIFRDLISAIKCTERPEYFSLLPEVAQQFINHINHNFNDTARFYPTLSTRSSDGFHYSSQNTTISST, from the coding sequence ATGAGAATTGTTTTTTTATGTGGTTCATTAGAAATAGGCAAAGATGGGGTAAGTGATTACATTAGATGCCTTTCAACAGAACTTATCAAGCAGGGAAACGCAGTTAGTGCTGTAGCATTGAATGATAGGTTTATAACAGAGAAAATTGTTGAAACTCAAAATAATGATTATATAAGTTTTTCTGTACTTCGAATTCCATCAAAAACATCTGCCAGCAGAAAATCATTATGGGCAAAAAAGTGGGTTGAGGAATTCGCTCCAAATTGGGTGAGTCTTCAGTTTGTGCCCTATGCTTATAATATTAAAGGGTTACCTTTTGGATTAGCTAAGTTATTAAGTTCGTTGAGTGGCCCATTTAAGTGGCACATAATGTTCCATGAGTTGTGGATTGAGGAAAGAAGACCGCTGTCAACAATGATAGTTTCACATTTGCAGCAGCTTATCATTCGTCATTGTGTGCATAAATTAAAGCCTTCCTTAGTTCATGTTTCAATACCTTTCAATAAACAGCGCTTAAGCAGAATTGGTGTACAGGCTGCTGTGCTTAGACTTTTTGGAAACATATTAAAGCGTTCGCCGAATGCTCTTCCAGTACCCTTCAATAACTTACCACCTACTACAAAGAAAATACTGTACTTTGGAACAGCACCCCGGGGAGAATTTTTAGAGCAAGTAGTTAGTGAACTTGTTAACTTTTGTATTAAAGTCCCGTCACCTATAAGTATAGTCCTCGTTTGTGGCTATACTCCTATGAAAGATGCTTTCGTCCAGAAGTTAACAGAGACCCTTTCTGGCTATGGAATTCTAATAGTGGATTGTGGCTTTGTTGAATCAGATGTTCTAAGTTCATTACTGACTGAATGTACTGTTGGAATAGCTAGATCTGAAATTCGCTATTTGGGTAAAAGTGGTTCTGCCATTGCAATGCTTGAGCACGGATTACCTATATGGGTTCCAAAATGGAAAAGTGAACATGCATTAGACTATGATTTTAGGGATAGGCTGATATTTAGAGATTTAATTTCAGCAATTAAATGTACTGAAAGACCTGAGTATTTTTCACTTCTTCCTGAGGTAGCGCAACAGTTTATAAACCATATTAACCATAATTTTAATGACACAGCACGTTTTTACCCTACTCTGTCAACGAGATCTTCCGATGGCTTTCATTACTCTTCCCAGAATACTACGATTTCTTCAACCTGA
- a CDS encoding glycosyltransferase family 4 protein, giving the protein MKILFITHRFYPDIGGIEVNSEILASAFVEAGHDLRLLTWSTDTTGKFFPYKIIRNPNKLRLLQEHAWADVVFENNPCLRMAWPAIFFKKPSVVALRTWVSRTNGELGWQDRLKLLWLRRATATIAVSEAVRRKSRCNAVVIGNPYRTNLFRIIPAVPRNNSLVYLGRLVSDKGIDLAIKALYKLSPVYENLSLTIIGSGPERESLEKMVLQFGLEDRVKFMGALRGQLLVNCLNSHKILLVPSIWEEPFGNIVLEGMACGCIPIVSDGGGLPDAVGDAGLKFQRGDVDALSDRITEILENGKLEMELKSAAYNHLAIHHPDLVSRRYLNVIEEALSKTK; this is encoded by the coding sequence ATGAAGATATTGTTCATCACTCACCGCTTCTACCCAGACATTGGGGGAATTGAGGTAAATTCTGAAATCTTAGCCTCTGCTTTTGTAGAGGCAGGACATGATTTGCGTTTGTTGACTTGGTCAACAGATACTACAGGTAAATTTTTCCCCTATAAAATTATTAGAAACCCGAATAAGTTGAGGCTTTTGCAGGAGCATGCATGGGCAGATGTAGTTTTTGAAAATAATCCGTGCTTACGTATGGCGTGGCCTGCTATTTTTTTCAAGAAGCCTTCTGTTGTTGCTTTACGAACTTGGGTAAGTAGGACAAATGGTGAACTAGGTTGGCAGGATAGACTTAAGCTTTTGTGGCTGCGGCGGGCAACAGCCACTATTGCTGTGAGCGAAGCTGTGCGTAGGAAGAGCAGGTGTAACGCAGTGGTAATAGGTAATCCTTATCGAACAAACCTTTTTAGAATAATTCCCGCTGTTCCTCGCAATAATAGTTTAGTTTATTTAGGCCGTTTAGTGTCTGACAAGGGTATTGATTTAGCAATAAAGGCGTTATATAAGCTTTCACCTGTCTATGAAAATTTATCTTTGACCATAATTGGTAGTGGCCCGGAGAGAGAAAGCCTAGAGAAGATGGTTTTACAATTCGGTTTAGAAGACAGAGTGAAATTTATGGGTGCACTTCGGGGGCAGTTATTGGTAAACTGTTTGAACAGTCATAAGATATTACTTGTGCCTTCTATTTGGGAGGAGCCATTTGGAAACATTGTCCTGGAGGGTATGGCATGTGGTTGTATTCCTATTGTTTCAGATGGTGGTGGTTTACCTGATGCTGTTGGGGATGCGGGGCTTAAGTTTCAGCGTGGGGATGTAGATGCTCTTTCTGATCGTATTACAGAAATTTTAGAAAATGGTAAACTAGAGATGGAACTAAAAAGTGCTGCTTATAATCATTTAGCAATCCATCATCCAGATTTAGTATCAAGAAGATATCTAAATGTGATCGAGGAGGCTTTAAGTAAAACAAAATAA
- a CDS encoding glycosyltransferase family 4 protein gives MKVLISHPTGNQNVRAAATGFAEADLIDVFHTSIATFSGDLLDHISAFGPLSELSRRRFDLKLKNLTKVWPWREVGRLIATKAGMRKLIKHEVGPFCIDAVYQSLDRRVASNLPGAAKRGARAVYAYEDGASFSFHVAKNLGLQCLYDLPIGYWRAAQRLMEIELEKWPDWASTLTSFHNSEKKLCRKDEELRLADRIFVASTFTAKTLQEFPGVLAPIEVIPYGFPPICTNRSYSANYGSKALKILFVGGLSQRKGIANLFAAVETLGHHVELTIIGQRAATECAVLDAALLRHKWYPSLPHNDVLKLMQLHDVLVFPSLFEGFGLVITEAMSQGTPVITTERTAGPDLIFNGQNGWLIEAGSTQALKAAIEELLSKPAVIPEVGMAAMDTARQRSWETYGRELALAVGGL, from the coding sequence ATGAAAGTGCTTATATCTCATCCAACTGGGAATCAAAATGTACGAGCCGCCGCTACTGGCTTTGCTGAAGCAGATCTTATAGACGTCTTTCATACTTCCATTGCTACTTTCTCTGGGGATTTGTTGGACCATATCAGTGCTTTCGGACCTCTTTCTGAACTAAGCCGAAGGCGATTTGACTTGAAATTGAAAAATTTGACTAAAGTGTGGCCATGGCGTGAAGTGGGCCGATTGATTGCAACCAAAGCAGGCATGAGAAAGCTTATTAAACACGAGGTGGGTCCATTTTGTATCGATGCTGTTTATCAGAGCCTTGACAGACGAGTAGCGTCTAATTTACCTGGCGCTGCCAAAAGAGGGGCAAGGGCAGTTTATGCTTATGAAGATGGAGCCAGTTTCTCTTTTCATGTAGCTAAGAACCTTGGGCTTCAATGTCTTTATGATCTTCCAATAGGATATTGGCGTGCTGCGCAGAGACTCATGGAGATAGAGCTGGAGAAGTGGCCAGATTGGGCCTCAACATTAACAAGTTTCCACAATTCAGAAAAAAAGCTCTGCCGTAAAGATGAAGAGCTACGTCTGGCAGATAGAATATTTGTAGCTAGCACATTTACTGCCAAAACCTTGCAGGAATTTCCAGGAGTTTTAGCACCTATAGAAGTTATACCTTATGGCTTTCCCCCAATCTGCACCAATCGTAGTTATTCTGCAAATTATGGAAGTAAAGCATTGAAAATTCTTTTCGTAGGCGGTTTGTCCCAAAGAAAGGGTATAGCAAATCTTTTTGCGGCTGTTGAAACTCTTGGACATCACGTAGAGCTCACAATTATTGGACAAAGAGCAGCAACGGAATGTGCTGTTTTAGATGCAGCGTTATTAAGGCATAAATGGTATCCGAGCTTACCTCATAATGATGTATTAAAGCTAATGCAGCTGCATGATGTTTTGGTTTTTCCTTCTCTCTTTGAGGGGTTTGGCCTTGTAATCACAGAAGCAATGTCTCAAGGGACTCCTGTCATCACTACTGAACGTACAGCTGGTCCTGATTTAATTTTTAATGGACAAAATGGATGGCTGATAGAGGCTGGATCAACCCAAGCATTGAAGGCAGCAATAGAAGAGTTACTTTCTAAGCCAGCAGTAATTCCCGAAGTGGGTATGGCGGCTATGGATACTGCTCGCCAAAGATCTTGGGAAACATATGGAAGGGAGCTTGCGCTAGCCGTTGGTGGTCTTTGA